A single genomic interval of Saccharomyces eubayanus strain FM1318 chromosome IV, whole genome shotgun sequence harbors:
- a CDS encoding 60S ribosomal protein uL4: MSRPQVTVHSLTGEATANALPLPAVFSAPIRPDIVHTVFTSVNKNKRQAYAVSEKAGHQTSAESWGTGRAVARIPRVGGGGTGRSGQGAFGNMCRGGRMFAPTKTWRKWNVKVNHNEKRYATASAIAATAVASLVLARGHRVEKIPEIPLVVSSDLESVQKTKDAIAALKAVGAHSDLLKVLKSKKLRAGQGKYRNRRWTQRRGPLVVYAEDNGIVKALRNVPGVETSNVASLNLLQLAPGAHLGRFVIWTEAAFSKLDQVWGSETVASSKVGYTLPSHIISTSDVTRIINSSEIQSAVRPAGQATQKRTHVLKKNPLKNKQILLRMNPYAKVFAAEKLGSKKVKKTGTKPAAVFTETLKHD; this comes from the coding sequence ATGTCTCGTCCACAAGTTACTGTTCACTCTTTGACCGGTGAAGCTACTGCCAATGCTTTGCCATTGCCAGCCGTCTTCTCCGCTCCTATTCGTCCAGACATTGTCCACACTGTTTTCACCTCTGtgaacaaaaacaagagaCAAGCTTACGCTGTCTCTGAAAAGGCCGGTCACCAAACCTCTGCTGAATCCTGGGGTACTGGTCGTGCTGTCGCCCGTATTCCAAGAgttggtggtggtggtacCGGTAGATCCGGTCAAGGTGCTTTCGGTAACATGTGTCGTGGTGGTCGTATGTTCGCTCCAACTAARACCTGGAGAAAGTGGAACGTTAAGGTTAACCACAACGAAAAGCGTTACGCCACTGCTTCTGCTATTGCTGCTACTGCTGTTGCCTCTTTGGTCTTGGCCAGAGGTCACAGAGTCGAAAAGATTCCAGAAATTCCATTGGTTGTTTCCTCCGATTTGGAATCCGTCCAAAAGACTAAGGATGCCATTGCTGCTTTGAAGGCTGTTGGTGCTCACTCCGACTTGTTGAAGGTCTTGAAgtccaagaaattgagaGCTGGTCAAGGTAAGTACAGAAACAGAAGATGGACTCAAAGAAGAGGTCCATTAGTCGTATACGCTGAAGACAACGGTATTGTCAAGGCTTTGAGAAACGTCCCAGGTGTCGAAACCTCTAACGTTGCCTCTTTGAACTTGTTGCAATTGGCTCCAGGTGCTCACTTGGGTAGATTCGTCATCTGGACTGAAGCTGCCTTCTCCAAGTTGGACCAAGTCTGGGGTTCCGAAACCGTTGCCTCTTCCAAGGTCGGTTACACTTTGCCATCCCACATCATCTCCACCTCCGATGTTACCAGAATCATCAACTCTTCTGAAATCCAATCTGCTGTTAGACCAGCTGGTCAAGCTACCCAAAAGCGTACCCAcgttttgaagaagaacccattgaagaacaagcaAATCTTGTTGAGAATGAACCCTTACGCCAAGGTTTTTGCTGCTGAAAAGCTAGGTTCCAAGAAGGTCAAAAAGACCGGTACCAAGCCAGCTGCTGTCTTCACTGAAACTTTGAAGCACGATTAA
- the HMT1 gene encoding protein-arginine omega-N methyltransferase HMT1 produces the protein MSKTAANDSATEKNNLSETEQHYFNSYDHYGIHEEMLQDTVRTLSYRNAIIQNKDLFKDKIVLDVGCGTGILSMFAAKHGAKHVIGVDMSSIIEMAKELVELNGFSDKITLLRGKLEDVHMPFPKVDIIISEWMGYFLLYESMMDTVLYARDHYLVEGGLIFPDKCSIHLAGLEDSQYKDEKLNYWQDVYGFDYSPFVPLVLHEPIVDTVERNNVNTTSDELIEFDLNTVKLSDLAFKSKFKLTAKRQDMINGVVTWFDIVFPAPKGKRPVEFSTGPHAPYTHWKQTIFYFPDDLDAEAGDTIEGELICSPNERNNRDLNIKLSYKFESNGIDGTSRNKKNEGSYLMH, from the coding sequence ATGAGTAAGACAGCTGCAAATGATTCCGCTACGGAAAAGAACAATCTAAGTGAGACTGAACAACACTACTTCAATTCATACGACCACTATGGTATTCACGAAGAAATGCTTCAAGATACCGTTCGTACCTTGTCTTACAGAAACGCAATCATCCAAAATAAGGATCTGTTCAAGGACAAGATTGTTCTAGATGTCGGTTGTGGTACAGGTATCCTATCCATGTTTGCTGCCAAGCACGGTGCTAAACACGTCATCGGTGTAGATATGTCCAGTATCATTGAAATGGCTAAAGAACTTGTTGAACTGAACGGGTTCAGTGACAAGATTACTCTGCTCAGGGGGAAGTTGGAAGACGTCCATATGCCCTTTCCTAAAGTCGATATTATAATATCTGAATGGATGGGTTACTTTTTGTTGTACGAGTCCATGATGGACACAGTCCTTTATGCCAGAGATCACTATTTGGTGGAGGGCGGTTTGATCTTCCCTGACAAGTGTTCCATCCATTTGGCTGGTTTGGAAGACTCTCAATACAAAGACGAAAAGCTAAATTACTGGCAAGACGTCTACGGGTTCGATTATTCTCCATTCGTCCCATTAGTCTTACACGAACCCATCGTCGATACCGtggaaagaaacaatgTTAACACCACCTCAGATGAGTTGATCGAGTTCGATTTGAATACAGTTAAACTTTCGGACCTAGCTTTCAAGAGTAAATTCAAATTGACTGCCAAAAGGCAGGATATGATCAATGGTGTGGTCACTTGGTTCGACATCGTTTTCCCTGCTCCAAAGGGTAAAAGACCTGTTGAATTTTCCACTGGACCTCATGCCCCATACACTCACTGGAAGCAAACAATCTTCTATTTCCCTGATGACTTAGATGCTGAAGCTGGTGACACCATTGAAGGTGAGTTGATTTGTTCTCcaaatgaaagaaacaacAGGGATTTGAACATCAAGCTTTCTTACAAGTTCGAATCCAACGGCATTGACGGTACttcaagaaacaaaaagaacGAAGGTTCTTACTTGATGCATTAA
- the SOK1 gene encoding Sok1p: protein MDQPRTHSGPTTASNPAPSSANSSSSPATAKSKQERPSASMSKPSSVAPSQDSPDGNAIAKTQAAAFKNDMKTGDSGTIDGSSQNMIPNRASMQKYTDQSSDLLSRSSGVITPSMSLNTGTATNSDSSGNAASSSNPEIATDRDNTLFKTFDKKTGQFLKSDSNDEEMRANKKVVSLPPKDTHTNMNNPSPSPPPSSQQPPSASALQLPLASQQQQQQQQQTAGNASNFLRIFSNNKMRSHSVPTILHSSLRKLSSHNQYYRNQNILLNHQTPSGISKKKFPRNHHQPYLHSNNPLSTNPLSIKRAIFLNQQISNSSSTNNDNINDTTANSIANSNLNTRSDFELTLEDRINYIKATPTPVPFPPINLQGLKEIDLQEILKNPQLRHDIIFDPLLQFRPNLDGERGNKKRQLADIYWNDVQNEIYVYSKKPEIFQYNRSRLVPLFDTLRDVLLTIVPQKESPMINNVLDTELNIQELLKGSLIMSNLSGWLADLFKHHCAPMRDPWVDKMSNKFKEAERDSSLTRLIEGLRLVFQILETMKLDIANHQIRILRPALLSNAVEFEKQYFNTLIASKRVNLNTSLLWFDKKFNENVSMGLVNNPNLVTIPDVYKICIRSIINLLSCRKMVRDYPTPLSFDHARLILLRADIRQIVCILVCRLLFQQLVANDTSMNKATKEYVIHTYTTKRLKTEIISIITDEHGNCRWTKNTMSIAVHLCKIIDDLHREYDNNNNSNNNNMGDHEKSARTQLPSLDNAKITFAKSWLSKQTQPLSEVYGVLENRVFKSLEDSISSKSECTIDGRVKQDFVYLYNTNNGNVNGTNHPTTTTDASVKISPSLMSPSKSSTTGPSSNTAASRGLFAATELDEFDNVYRHLYALINLHWSVFGPHYIEMLGDKVSKKGI from the coding sequence ATGGACCAGCCAAGGACCCATTCAGGACCCACAACGGCCAGTAATCCCGCTCCCAGCTCCGCCAACTCATCATCTTCTCCCGCCACGGCCAAATCCAAACAGGAAAGACCCTCCGCGTCAATGTCCAAACCTTCGTCCGTGGCACCTTCCCAAGACTCACCAGATGGCAACGCTATCGCCAAGACCCAAGCCGCCGCTTTTAAAAACGACATGAAAACTGGTGATTCCGGTACGATAGATGGGTCATCTCAGAATATGATTCCCAACAGGGCTTCAATGCAAAAGTATACGGACCAATCGTCGGACCTGCTGTCCAGGAGTTCCGGTGTTATAACCCCGTCCATGTCTTTGAATACGGGCACTGCTACCAATAGTGATAGCAGTGGCAACGCAGCTAGTAGTAGTAATCCAGAGATTGCCACTGATAGGGACAACACTctattcaaaacatttgacaaaaaaactggtcagtttttgaaaagcgATAGTAACGACGAAGAAATGAGGGCAAATAAGAAAGTTGTCTCCTTACCACCCAAGGATACTCATACGAATATGAACAATCCATCTCCATCACCACCTCCCTCTTCGCAACAGCCTCCTTCTGCGTCAGCTCTACAACTGCCATTGGCTTcgcagcaacagcagcaacagcagcaacaaacAGCGGGGAATGcttctaattttttaaggattttttcaaataataaaatgaGATCGCATTCTGTACCCACTATTTTGCATTCTTCTTTGAGAAAATTATCGTCTCATAACCAATACTATCGtaatcaaaatattcttttaaatCATCAAACTCCTTCTGGAAtatcgaagaaaaaatttcccAGAAATCATCACCAACCTTATCTGCATTCTAACAACCCTCTTAGTACAAACCCCCTCTCAATAAAACGCGCCATTTTTCTAAATCAACAGATATCCAACAGCTCTAGTACAAATAATGACAACATCAACGACACCACAGCCAATTCGAtagcaaattcaaatctcAATACAAGATCAGATTTTGAATTGACTTTGGAAGACAGAATAAACTACATAAAGGCTACCCCAACACCGGTCCCATTTCCTCCGATAAACTTACAGGGCTTAAAGGAGATAGATTTGCaagaaatcttgaaaaatccTCAGCTTAGACACGATATCATATTCGACCCGCTTTTGCAATTCAGACCGAATCTTGATGGTGAAAGaggtaataaaaaaagacaattAGCTGATATCTACTGGAACGACgttcaaaatgaaatctACGTTTATTCTAAAAAACCTGAAATCTTCCAGTACAACAGGTCAAGACTGGTTCCACTTTTTGATACTCTAAGGGATGTGCTACTAACCATAGTGCCACAAAAAGAATCTCCGATGATAAATAATGTTTTAGACACTGAATTGAACATTCAAGAACTACTAAAGGGTTCGCTAATAATGTCAAACCTGTCAGGTTGGTTAGCCGATCTATTTAAGCATCATTGTGCTCCCATGAGAGATCCGTGGGTAGACAAGATGAgcaacaaattcaaagaagctGAAAGagattcttctttaacTAGATTAATAGAAGGTTTAAGATTGGTCTTCCAAATCTTGGAAACAATGAAACTAGATATCGCCAATCACCAAATAAGAATACTAAGACCAGCCTTATTGAGTAATGCTGtggaatttgaaaaacagtATTTCAACACTCTTATAGCCTCAAAAAGGGTCAATTTAAACACTTCGTTACTTTGGTTTGACAAGAAATTCAACGAGAACGTTTCCATGGGCCTTGTCAATAATCCTAACCTCGTCACTATCCCAGACGTCTACAAAATTTGCATTAGAAGTATAATCAACCTACTATCATGTAGAAAAATGGTCAGAGACTACCCGACTCCACTTTCGTTTGATCATGCGAGGTTGATCCTTTTGCGTGCGGATATTCGTCAAATTGTTTGCATTTTGGTCTGCCGCTTGCTATTTCAACAATTAGTAGCCAACGATACTTCAATGAATAAAGCCACAAAGGAATACGTCATTCATACATACACGACAAAAAGGTTGAAAACCGAAATCATTAGTATCATAACAGATGAACATGGTAATTGCAGATGGACTAAGAACACAATGTCTATAGCTGTTCATCTTTGTAAAATCATCGATGATCTTCACAGAGAGTacgacaacaacaacaacagcaacaacaacaacatgGGTGACCACGAAAAGTCTGCAAGAACTCAATTACCTTCATTGGACAACGCCAAAATCACATTTGCTAAATCATGGCTATCCAAACAAACTCAGCCACTCAGTGAAGTTTATGGTGTACTAGAAAATAGAGTATTCAAATCGTTAGAGGATTCTATTTCCAGCAAATCCGAATGTACCATTGATGGACGTGTTAAACAAGATTTCGTCTACCTTTACAACACAAACAATGGCAACGTGAATGGCACAAACCATCCGACCACCACTACGGATGCCAGCGTCAAAATCAGCCCCTCCTTAATGTCTCCTTCTAAATCCTCTACCACCGGCCCTAGTAGTAATACGGCTGCATCTAGGGGTTTATTCGCAGCAACGGAGCTGGATGAATTCGACAACGTCTACCGCCATTTATATGCATTAATAAATCTTCATTGGTCCGTTTTTGGTCCTCATTATATTGAAATGTTAGGAGACAAAGTTAGTAAAAAGGgaatataa
- the RCR2 gene encoding Rcr2p, with the protein MILQEQIDLLIHKRANDNNGDGGVIIEDDPFSSSSWKWGRWIFFIFFVIAILILLFSAAKVNRRRRIMGQAPIRGTAWLTPPTYRQSERDYNGTQRCVEDYVPEYTETTNENDLGFYDERGEFHPNGKTEYLPPPPLSGDRADSTDKDLQRPKAAVVRVSSESEFDLNLMRPTMNNFDSNGNSRVGQNSPIITSSSFDVDSTPGRPKTTK; encoded by the coding sequence ATGATTTTACAAGAGCAGATCGACCTTCTCATACACAAAAGAGCGAATGATAATAATGGCGATGGCGGAGTCattattgaagatgatcCATTCAGTTCTTCCTCGTGGAAATGGGGAAGatggattttttttatttttttcgtaaTTGCTATCCTTATACTGTTATTTTCAGCTGCAAAAGTAAATAGGAGAAGACGAATCATGGGTCAGGCTCCCATTAGAGGAACTGCTTGGTTAACCCCGCCCACATATAGGCAATCCGAAAGAGACTACAATGGCACACAGCGCTGTGTTGAAGACTACGTCCCGGAGTATACAGAAACAACgaatgaaaatgatttggGGTTTTATGACGAACGCGGGGAGTTTCACCCTAATGGCAAAACTGAATATTTACCGCCGCCGCCTTTATCGGGAGACCGAGCTGATTCGACAGACAAAGATTTACAGCGCCCAAAAGCTGCTGTAGTACGAGTGTCCAGTGAAAGTGAatttgatttgaatttgatgcGACCTACTATGAATAATTTCGATAGTAATGGAAATAGTCGCGTCGGGCAGAATTCTCCAATAATCACATCGTCTTCCTTTGACGTTGATTCCACACCTGGAAGGCCTAAAACGACTAAGTGA
- the PDX3 gene encoding pyridoxamine-phosphate oxidase PDX3 — protein sequence MTKQSEETQKPIIFAPETYQYDKFTLNEKQLAEDPIDLFTKWFDEAKNDPRETLPEAITFSSAELPSGRVSSRILLFKELDHRGFTIYSNWGTSRKARDIATNPNAAIVFFWKDLQRQVRVEGTTEHVNRETSERYFKTRPRGSKIGAWASRQSDVIKDREELDELTQKNTERFKDDVEIPCPDYWGGLRVVPLEVEFWQGRPSRLHDRFVYRRKSENDPWKVVRLAP from the coding sequence ATGACTAAACAATCCGAGGAGACCCAGAAGCCAATTATCTTCGCGCCTGAAACGTACCAATATGACAAATTCACCTTGAATGAAAAGCAACTGGCCGAAGACCCCATTGATCTCTTCACCAAGTGGTTTGACGAAGCCAAGAATGACCCCAGAGAAACGTTGCCAGAAGCAATCACTTTCTCCTCTGCGGAATTGCCCAGCGGAAGGGTTTCTTCCAGAATACTTCTTTTCAAGGAACTCGACCACAGAGGCTTCACCATCTATTCCAATTGGGGGACCTCTAGGAAGGCCCGTGATATTGCTACGAACCCGAACGCGGCAATTGTGTTCTTCTGGAAGGACCTGCAGAGACAGGTCAGAGTAGAAGGTACCACCGAGCATGTGAACAGAGAAACTTCGGAAAGGTATTTCAAGACAAGACCCCGTGGCTCTAAGATCGGTGCGTGGGCCTCACGTCAATCAGACGTCATCAAGGACAGAGAGGAACTGGATGAATTGACCCAGAAAAACACCGAGCGTTTTAAGGATGACGTAGAGATTCCGTGTCCAGATTACTGGGGTGGCCTAAGAGTCGTCCCGCTGGAGGTCGAGTTCTGGCAAGGCAGGCCCAGCAGACTGCATGATAGATTTGTTtacagaagaaaatcagAAAATGACCCATGGAAAGTCGTTAGACTTGCACCATGA
- the GAL3 gene encoding transcriptional regulator GAL3, with amino-acid sequence MNTKVPEFSALTKELPRSLERKHPNVVDAFFRTYGAKPDFIARSPGRVNLIGEHIDYCDFSVLPLAIDVDMLCAVKVMDEKNPSITLTNADPKFAQRKFDLPLDGSYISIDPSVSDWSNYFKCGLHVAHSYLKEIAPEKFNGTPLIGAQVFCQSDVPTGGGLSSSAAFICAVALGTIRANMGVRFHVSKRDLTRITVVAEHYLGVNNGGMDQATSVYGEEDHALYVEFRPQLKATPFKFPQLQNHEVTFVIANTLVESNKFETAPTNYNLRVIEVTIAASALATRYGVALPSHKENSNSERGNLRDFMDAYYARYENQAKPWNGDIETGIDRLNKMLELVEESLSDKQEGFTMDDAAEALNCSREEFTRDYLMIFPVRFQVLKLYQRAKHVYSESLRVLRALKLMTSARFQTDEDFFTQFGRLMNESQASCDKLYECSCTETNQICSIALTNGSYGSRLTGAGWGGCTVHLVPGGANGNIEQVRKALIDKFYKVRYPDITMKELEDAIIVSKPALGSSLYEL; translated from the coding sequence ATGAATACGAAAGTACCAGAATTTAGCGCTTTAACCAAAGAATTACCAAGATCTCTCGAACGAAAACATCCCAATGTTGTAGACGCATTTTTCCGCACATATGGTGCTAAACCTGATTTTATTGCTAGGTCCCCCGGTAGAGTCAACCTTATTGGCGAGCATATAGATTATTGTGATTTCTCGGTGTTGCCATTAGCCATTGATGTTGACATGCTTTGTGCAGTCAAAGTGATGGACGAAAAGAATCCGTCGATCACCTTGACGAACGCGGACCCGAAATTTGCTCAACGGAAATTTGATCTACCCTTAGATGGCTCTTACATCTCCATTGATCCATCCGTGTCAGACTGGTCGAACTACTTTAAATGCGGGTTGCATGTAGCACATTCGTACTTGAAGGAAATTGCTCCTGAAAAGTTCAATGGTACGCCCTTAATTGGTGCACAAGTCTTTTGCCAAAGTGATGTTCCCACCGGCGGCGGTCTGTCATCTTCAGCCGCATTTATTTGTGCGGTAGCATTGGGCACCATCAGAGCCAATATGGGAGTAAGATTCCATGTTTCTAAAAGAGATTTGACTCGTATCACGGTAGTTGCTGAACATTATCTTGGTGTTAACAATGGAGGTATGGACCAAGCGACGTCCGTTTATGGCGAAGAGGACCATGCATTGTATGTTGAGTTCAGACCACAACTAAAGGCTACACCATTCAAGTTTCCTCAATTACAAAATCACGAAGTCACGTTTGTCATCGCCAACACGCTTGTAGAATCCAATAAATTCGAAACTGCACCCACCAATTATAATTTAAGAGTGATAGAGGTGACCATCGCGGCCAGTGCGTTGGCGACCAGGTACGGTGTTGCTTTGCCATCCCACAAGGAGAATTCCAATTCAGAGAGAGGCAACTTGAGAGACTTTATGGACGCCTACTATGCCCGATACGAGAACCAAGCCAAACCGTGGAATGGCGATATTGAAACCGGAATTGACCGTTTGAACAAGATGTTAGAATTGGTGGAAGAGTCGCTCTCCGACAAACAAGAAGGGTTCACCATGGATGATGCTGCTGAAGCGTTGAACTGTTCCCGTGAGGAGTTCACAAGAGACTACTTGATGATTTTCCCCGTCCGGTTCCAAGTCTTGAAGTTGTACCAAAGAGCCAAACACGTTTACTCTGAGTCGCTGAGAGTATTAAGGGCGTTGAAGCTAATGACAAGCGCCAGGTTTCAAACGGACGAAGATTTTTTTACGCAGTTTGGCCGGTTGATGAACGAGTCCCAAGCTTCATGTGACAAGCTCTACGAATGCTCGTGCACGGAAACCAACCAAATTTGCTCTATTGCCCTTACCAACGGCTCTTATGGTTCTCGTCTGACTGGTGCTGGTTGGGGCGGCTGCACCGTCCACCTCGTCCCTGGTGGTGCTAACGGTAATATAGAACAGGTGCGAAAGGCGCTAATCGACAAATTCTACAAAGTCAGATATCCTGATATCACCatgaaagaattggaagacGCCATCATTGTTTCCAAGCCAGCTTTGGGCAGTAGCCTGTATGAACTATGA
- the RAD57 gene encoding putative DNA-dependent ATPase RAD57, producing MDLYDELPESKLLYDEEYVYLLDAVQQNNVCVVDFLTLTPKELARLVQRSINEVFRFQQLLVHEYNEKYLEICEKSSISADEGPKCFSTADVAIDELLGGGIFTHGITEIFGESSTGKSQLLMQLALSVQLSEATGGQGGKCVYITTEGDLPTQRLESMLSARPDFEKLGISQSKIFTVSCNDLINQEHIINVQLPILLERSKGSIKLVIIDSISHHLRVELQNKSFRESQHNKNYLDKMAEKLQTLAHDYSLAVVVANQVGDKPLGNSLVPHKAYVTDYDYQLGWLVGWKNSTILYRQMNSLLGANANNDEILSDDEDYMLIERVLKNVDDRAHKYSSQKKDPIKTEKKFFEQLPQGFINQQKKKRKFDYRVPNLGLTWSNHVSTRILLQKSFKASTIIQRGEAHLYTGNDPANFWQVRRTLKVVYSTFVKPGQMAYQITKRGIETV from the coding sequence ATGGATCTTTACGATGAATTGCCAGAAAGTAAGCTCCTTTATGACGAAGAATACGTGTATCTTTTGGATGCAGTTCAACAGAACAATGTCTGCGTTGTAGATTTTCTAACGCTTACACCAAAGGAATTAGCAAGGCTAGTACAGAGGTCAATAAATGAAGTCTTCAGATTTCAGCAATTGCTTGTCCATGagtataatgaaaaataccTAGAAATTTGTGAAAAGAGCTCAATCAGTGCAGATGAAGGTCCAAAGTGTTTTTCAACCGCTGATGTAGCGATAGATGAATTGTTAGGTGGAGGAATTTTCACGCATGGTATTACAGAAATATTTGGGGAGAGTTCTACCGGCAAATCTCAACTACTAATGCAGTTAGCGCTAAGTGTCCAGCTCTCTGAAGCTACTGGAGGCCAAGGGGGAAAATGTGTATACATCACCACAGAAGGTGATTTACCTACCCAGAGACTGGAAAGTATGCTATCCGCTAGGCcggattttgaaaaactagGCATTTCACAATCTAAAATCTTTACGGTTAGTTGTAACGATTTAATAAACCAAGAACATATCATTAATGTTCAATTACCCATCTTATTGGAAAGATCTAAAGGCTCAATAAAACTGGTTATAATAGATTCAATATCTCACCACTTGAGGGTGGAACTTCAAAACAAGTCTTTCAGAGAATCCCAGCATAACAAAAACTACTTAGACAAAATGGCAGAAAAGCTGCAAACTTTGGCCCATGATTATTCATTAGCCGTTGTAGTGGCTAACCAAGTAGGAGACAAACCACTAGGAAATAGTCTGGTACCGCATAAGGCGTATGTAACTGACTATGACTACCAGCTAGGTTGGTTAGTAGGGTGGAAAAACTCTACTATTCTTTACCGGCAGATGAATTCACTGCTGGGAGCAAATGCCAACAACGATGAAATACTTtcagacgatgaagattaTATGTTAATCGAGAGAGTACTAAAAAATGTAGATGACCGAGCTCATAAATATTCCtcacaaaagaaagatccAATcaaaactgaaaagaaatttttcgaACAACTCCCACAGGGCTTTATTAAccagcaaaagaaaaaaagaaagttcgACTATCGTGTTCCTAATTTAGGTCTGACATGGTCTAATCATGTATCAACACGAATATTACTTcaaaaatcattcaaagCTTCAACAATAATTCAGAGAGGCGAAGCTCACCTTTATACGGGAAATGACCCAGCAAATTTTTGGCAAGTTAGAAGGACACTGAAAGTGGTATATTCGACGTTCGTTAAACCTGGGCAAATGGCATACCAAATCACTAAAAGAGGGATAGAAACAGTTTGA
- the MAF1 gene encoding RNA polymerase III-inhibiting protein MAF1, with product MSSSSLDSSFKNHEKMRRRSSSSISSFKSGKSSNHNSNNAGSTTNNVNKRRKSSINERPSNLNLGPFGPINEPSSRKIFAYLIAILNASYPDHDFSSVEPTDFVKTSLKTFISKFENTLYSLGRQPEEWIWEVINSHMTLSDCVLFQYSPSNSFLEDEPGYLWNLIGFLYNKKRKRVAYLYLICSRLNSNTSEVEDASVKELQGKLIIDDGSNEYEGEYDFTYDENVIDDKSDHEGPLH from the coding sequence ATGAGCTCCTCTTCTCTAGATTcgtctttcaaaaatcatgagaaaatgagaagaagaagtagtagtagtatCAGCAGTTTTAAAAGTGGTAAATCGTCAAATCACAACTCCAACAATGCCGGTTCAACCACCAATAATGttaacaaaagaagaaagtcTTCAATAAACGAACGACCAAGCAACCTAAATTTGGGTCCATTCGGTCCTATAAATGAACCATCGAGCAGGAAAATATTCGCTTACTTGATCGCCATTCTGAATGCCTCCTATCCCGATCATGATTTTTCATCGGTAGAACCAACTGATTTCGTCAAAACATCATTGAAGACAtttatttccaaatttgaaaacactTTGTACTCTCTTGGCAGGCAACCAGAAGAATGGATTTGGGAAGTTATTAATTCACATATGACCCTTTCAGATTGCGttcttttccaatattCGCCTTCAAACTCCTTCTTAGAAGATGAACCGGGATATCTTTGGAACCTGATAGGTTTCCTttataacaagaaaagaaaaagagttGCTTATCTCTACTTAATTTGCTCCCGTTTGAATTCGAATACAAGCGAAGTAGAAGATGCTTCCGTCAAAGAACTTCAGGGCAAACTTATAATAGATGATGGTTCAAATGAATATGAAGGAGAATACGATTTTACTTATGACGAGAATGTAATAGACGATAAATCAGATCATGAAGGGCCCCTTCATTAG
- the TRP1 gene encoding phosphoribosylanthranilate isomerase TRP1, with amino-acid sequence MSFADIRSIRQPVVKVCGLQSTEAARRALYSDADLLGIICVPNRKRTVDPIVAKEISDLVREYRTSTGTPRYLVGVFRNQSMEDVLNIVNEYGIDIVQLHGDEPWQEYQDFLGLPVIKRLVFPRDCDILLNTPPEKSHLFTPLFDSEAGGTGELLDWNSISDWATKHENSQFLQFILAGGLTPENVSDAVQLNGVIGVDVSGGVETDGAKDMNKITNFIRNAKI; translated from the coding sequence ATGTCCTTTGCTGATATCAGGAGTATTCGTCAGCCGGTGGTGAAGGTCTGTGGCTTGCAGAGCACGGAGGCCGCCAGGCGTGCCCTGTATTCAGACGCAGACTTGCTGGGCATCATATGCGTGCCCAATAGGAAGAGAACGGTCGATCCGATTGTAGCCAAAGAAATTTCGGATCTAGTAAGGGAATACAGAACGAGTACGGGTACTCCGAGATATCTGGTTGGTGTTTTCCGTAATCAATCCATGGAGGACGTCTTAAATATAGTCAATGAGTATGGCATAGACATCGTTCAACTTCACGGCGATGAGCCGTGGCAAGAATACCAAGATTTCCTCGGGTTGCCCGTTATTAAAAGGCTTGTGTTCCCTAGAGACTGTGACATACTACTGAATACGCCTCCAGAGAAATCCCATCTGTTTACTCCCCTATTTGATTCGGAGGCCGGTGGGACAGGTGAACTTTTGGATTGGAACTCTATTTCAGATTGGGCTACGAAGCATGAAAATTCGCAATTCCTACAATTCATATTGGCTGGTGGGTTGACGCCTGAAAACGTTAGTGATGCGGTCCAGCTAAACGGTGTCATTGGTGTTGATGTAAGTGGTGGCGTGGAAACAGATGGCGCAAAAGATATGAACAAAATCACGAACTTTATTCGAAATGCAAAAATATGA